From Pseudomonas fluorescens, one genomic window encodes:
- a CDS encoding NAD-dependent epimerase/dehydratase family protein, whose product MSRLCLVTGANGHLGSTLVRALLAQGYRVRAGVRDVAHAPALDGLDCERVYVELLDEGTLFDALLGVDVLYQVAAVFRHWAKNPQAEIIQPNVQGTRRVLRAAARAGVRRVVYVSSVAAVGHNGQPLDEQHWNDEQENAYYRSKILAERAAWEMARALDLSMVVVLPSAMIGPNAARLTDSMGFIESIRRRQVPLDPGFHFNFVDVRDVAEGMILAAQKGRSGQRYILANERSSSLAQIIDAANAVVPGYRLPPPAPRWLLWAVALAQEGWARVSGRPAQMVRSQVRMFHGVAQEYRIDKARDELGFAPRAPEEALRGVFGYLGERQPSGQATCPQHHPGHHEGRGINRH is encoded by the coding sequence ATGAGTCGATTATGTCTGGTGACGGGGGCCAATGGGCACTTGGGTAGTACCCTGGTCAGGGCGTTGTTGGCCCAGGGGTATCGGGTGCGCGCCGGCGTTCGTGATGTGGCCCATGCGCCGGCGTTGGACGGGCTGGACTGCGAGCGGGTGTACGTTGAGTTGCTCGATGAAGGCACCTTGTTCGACGCGCTGCTTGGGGTCGATGTGTTGTATCAGGTGGCGGCGGTGTTTCGGCATTGGGCGAAAAATCCGCAGGCCGAGATCATCCAGCCGAATGTCCAGGGCACCCGTCGAGTGCTGCGGGCAGCGGCGCGCGCCGGGGTTCGGCGGGTGGTGTATGTCAGTTCCGTGGCGGCGGTAGGGCACAACGGTCAGCCGCTCGATGAGCAGCACTGGAACGACGAGCAGGAGAATGCCTATTACCGCTCGAAGATTCTCGCCGAACGCGCCGCCTGGGAGATGGCTCGGGCTTTGGATTTGTCGATGGTGGTGGTGTTGCCTTCGGCGATGATTGGACCGAACGCCGCGCGCCTGACCGACAGCATGGGTTTTATCGAGTCGATTCGGCGGCGCCAGGTGCCGCTGGATCCGGGCTTTCATTTCAATTTTGTGGATGTGCGCGATGTGGCTGAGGGCATGATTCTCGCGGCGCAGAAAGGCCGATCCGGGCAGCGTTATATTCTGGCCAATGAGCGCAGTTCGTCGCTGGCGCAGATTATCGACGCGGCGAACGCGGTGGTCCCTGGTTATCGTTTGCCGCCGCCAGCACCCCGGTGGTTGTTGTGGGCGGTGGCCTTGGCGCAGGAGGGGTGGGCGCGGGTGAGTGGGCGGCCGGCGCAGATGGTACGCAGTCAGGTGCGGATGTTTCATGGGGTCGCGCAGGAGTATCGGATTGACAAGGCCCGCGATGAATTGGGTTTTGCACCGAGGGCGCCGGAGGAGGCGTTGCGGGGGGTGTTTGGGTATTTGGGGGAGCGGCAGCCTTCCGGCCAAGCGACATGCCCGCAGCATCACCCAGGGCACCACGAAGGCAGAGGTATCAACCGCCACTGA
- a CDS encoding AraC family transcriptional regulator has translation MTVKTRWYETDSRFIPGHYQPATLIDLALSRDIDSHRLLRGTGLFHEDILAGQTRLSPQQFLSLIGNSRRLLGADDSSFLFGQRLLPGHYGPASHALRHAQNLHQALDTMVQQQALLSPLAAPQLLLDEHHAYLYWQDTCGAAEQWRFLLEASMTSLVAMSQWLSGQRLPWECSLSFAEPRYVEQYWVHLGEQTQFQRPLDMMRIPREYLAQPWPGASATAGQVARQQAQQQIEQLGFAASFLGCLYRYLQTHVRQAPSLEQAAQAFAMSPATLKRKLHKHDTGFQQQVDLVRKHVALYLYQVKGLNNDEVAAYLSFNDAANFRRSFKRWTGSTPNLIRQLFSGG, from the coding sequence ATGACAGTAAAAACACGTTGGTACGAAACCGACAGCCGCTTCATCCCCGGGCACTACCAGCCGGCAACCCTGATCGACCTCGCACTGTCGCGGGACATCGACAGCCATCGCCTGCTGCGCGGCACCGGGCTGTTCCACGAAGACATCCTCGCCGGGCAGACACGCCTGAGTCCCCAGCAATTTCTCTCGTTGATCGGCAACAGCCGGCGCCTGCTCGGTGCCGACGACAGCAGCTTCCTGTTTGGCCAGCGCCTGCTGCCCGGGCATTACGGCCCCGCCAGCCATGCCTTGCGCCATGCGCAGAACCTGCATCAGGCACTCGACACGATGGTCCAGCAACAGGCCCTGCTCAGCCCGCTGGCAGCCCCGCAGTTGTTGCTCGACGAGCACCACGCCTACCTCTACTGGCAGGACACCTGCGGCGCCGCCGAGCAATGGCGTTTCCTGCTGGAAGCGAGCATGACCTCGCTGGTCGCCATGAGTCAGTGGCTGAGCGGCCAGCGCCTGCCCTGGGAATGCAGCCTGAGCTTTGCCGAGCCGCGCTATGTCGAGCAGTACTGGGTGCATCTGGGGGAGCAGACGCAATTCCAGCGGCCGCTGGACATGATGCGCATCCCCCGCGAATACCTGGCGCAACCCTGGCCCGGTGCATCGGCCACCGCCGGCCAGGTCGCGCGCCAGCAAGCCCAGCAGCAGATCGAGCAACTGGGCTTTGCCGCCAGTTTTCTCGGTTGCCTCTACCGCTACCTGCAAACCCACGTCCGCCAGGCCCCCAGCCTCGAACAAGCGGCCCAGGCCTTTGCCATGAGCCCAGCGACCCTCAAGCGCAAACTGCACAAGCACGACACGGGCTTTCAGCAGCAGGTGGACCTGGTGCGCAAACATGTGGCGCTCTATCTGTATCAGGTCAAGGGCCTGAACAACGACGAAGTGGCGGCCTACCTGAGCTTCAACGATGCGGCGAATTTTCGGCGTTCGTTCAAGCGCTGGACCGGCAGCACACCGAATCTGATTCGCCAGCTATTCAGTGGCGGTTGA
- a CDS encoding phytase, with translation MKTLSLIPKRGLLAALIGLTVGQALAAAPSLSLKPWAPNLKLEAASFVPGLAGAERLAISAGDGLLLLDGQGQTLAKLPGNFSTLDSRAAGQQVLVASLDSQRQQAVLVSLDPQARSWGKPLYLPQRDFPVNGVCLYRDEASNVFLFLVGEEGKGEQWLLGNGAQLNPQAQRVRGLPLPPSAQFCQVDDGAGQLLVNEENVGWWAYPAQAEADVLRLPVALSQPFGDLAEQAGAMALVPGGVLGLDPKAAQLHLYQQQDDAWKAQPAIALSGLKEPENLAVRATANGLQLLVRDDEDGRLYQGELNWQPQPVPLAPVLPNVAALVQSEPVGRQGDAADDPAIWIHPQQPDLSRVLGTNKKQGLLAYDLQGKLLQELPVGRLNNVDVRPNFKLGAQTVDLAVASNRDHNSLSLFSIDRSSGELREAGEIPTPLKEIYGICLFQPASGEIYAIANGKDGSFLQYRLSAPNGAVQGELVRQFKVDSQPEGCVADDQRQRLFIGEEDVGVWAVDARADQPAQLSSVIKVGLQLHADVEGLALYQSSGQDYLVISSQGNDSYLVLDAEPPFAARGAFRVGLNAAAGIDGASETDGLEVTSVNLGGAWSHGMLVVQDGRKRMPEQTQNFKFVPWAEVTRALKLP, from the coding sequence TTGAAGACTCTTTCGTTAATACCCAAGCGCGGCCTGCTCGCCGCATTGATCGGCCTCACTGTGGGTCAGGCGCTGGCCGCCGCCCCGAGCCTGAGCCTGAAACCCTGGGCGCCGAACCTCAAGCTCGAGGCCGCGAGCTTTGTGCCGGGCCTGGCCGGTGCGGAGCGCCTTGCGATCAGCGCCGGCGACGGCTTGCTGTTGCTCGACGGCCAGGGCCAGACGCTGGCCAAATTGCCCGGCAACTTCAGTACCCTGGACAGTCGCGCCGCCGGCCAGCAAGTGTTGGTGGCCAGCCTCGACAGCCAGCGCCAGCAGGCGGTGCTGGTCAGCCTCGATCCGCAGGCGCGCAGTTGGGGCAAGCCGCTGTACCTGCCGCAGCGGGATTTCCCGGTCAACGGCGTGTGCCTGTACCGCGACGAGGCGAGTAACGTGTTCCTGTTCCTGGTGGGCGAGGAGGGCAAGGGCGAGCAGTGGCTGCTGGGCAATGGCGCGCAGTTGAACCCGCAGGCGCAACGGGTGCGCGGCCTGCCGTTGCCGCCGTCGGCGCAGTTCTGTCAGGTCGACGACGGCGCCGGGCAACTGCTGGTCAATGAAGAAAATGTCGGGTGGTGGGCTTATCCAGCCCAGGCTGAAGCCGATGTGCTGCGCCTGCCAGTTGCGCTGAGCCAACCCTTTGGTGACCTGGCCGAGCAAGCCGGTGCCATGGCGCTGGTGCCCGGTGGGGTGCTGGGCCTCGACCCCAAGGCCGCGCAACTGCACCTGTATCAGCAACAGGACGACGCCTGGAAAGCGCAGCCTGCCATCGCCCTCAGCGGTTTGAAGGAACCGGAAAACCTCGCCGTCCGTGCCACTGCCAACGGCTTGCAGTTGCTGGTGCGCGACGATGAGGACGGGCGCCTGTATCAGGGCGAACTGAACTGGCAACCCCAGCCGGTGCCCCTGGCCCCGGTGCTGCCGAATGTCGCGGCCCTGGTACAGAGCGAACCGGTAGGGCGTCAGGGCGATGCCGCGGACGATCCGGCGATCTGGATTCATCCGCAGCAACCGGACCTCAGCCGGGTGCTTGGGACCAACAAGAAACAAGGCCTGCTGGCTTACGACCTGCAAGGCAAGCTGCTCCAGGAGCTGCCAGTGGGTCGTCTGAATAACGTCGATGTGCGGCCCAACTTCAAGCTCGGCGCGCAGACGGTAGACCTCGCGGTGGCGAGCAATCGCGATCACAACAGCCTCAGCCTGTTCAGCATCGACCGCAGCAGTGGCGAGCTGCGCGAGGCCGGAGAGATTCCGACCCCGCTCAAGGAAATCTACGGCATCTGTCTGTTCCAGCCGGCCAGCGGCGAGATCTACGCAATTGCCAACGGCAAGGACGGCAGCTTCCTGCAGTACCGCCTGAGTGCGCCAAACGGTGCGGTGCAGGGCGAGTTGGTGCGCCAGTTCAAGGTCGACAGCCAGCCGGAAGGTTGCGTCGCCGACGATCAGCGCCAACGCCTGTTTATCGGCGAGGAGGATGTCGGCGTGTGGGCAGTGGACGCCCGCGCCGATCAGCCGGCGCAGTTGAGCAGCGTGATCAAGGTCGGGCTGCAGTTGCATGCCGATGTCGAGGGCCTGGCGTTGTACCAGAGCAGCGGCCAGGACTACCTGGTGATCTCCAGCCAGGGCAACGACAGCTATCTGGTGCTGGATGCCGAACCGCCGTTCGCCGCTCGCGGTGCGTTCCGGGTCGGCCTGAATGCCGCCGCCGGGATCGATGGTGCCTCGGAGACCGACGGCCTGGAAGTCACCTCGGTCAACCTCGGCGGTGCCTGGAGCCACGGCATGCTGGTGGTCCAGGACGGTCGCAAGCGCATGCCCGAGCAAACCCAGAACTTCAAGTTCGTGCCCTGGGCCGAGGTCACCCGGGCGCTGAAGCTGCCCTGA
- a CDS encoding GGDEF domain-containing protein, with translation MFSVLKPHRWKLMLLLLAANLGLLLHLACGELKSVEEWVWLDIVGEGGSALLALVWLGLVLKSRPAGRVTNYLALGLSCIFFSWWIDSLDEFIRLPDSITWDHWLESGPMPVGMVLLTLGIYHWHREQLAISAQMEKRERLFREHRLFDKLTPLGGADYLKRQLTSSLEESLAQQQPLSLMVLDLDHFAAINQAYGHAEGDAVLQALSHLLLLNLRRQDLLCRLAGDRFVVLLPNTGESQARLLALELQQAVQGLAHKTRQHGERLHLAASTAVVMAMDESPEQLLKRLNLALARAKQPLAKSA, from the coding sequence ATGTTTTCAGTGCTCAAACCCCATCGTTGGAAACTCATGCTGTTGCTGCTGGCGGCCAACCTGGGCCTGCTGCTGCACCTGGCCTGCGGCGAATTGAAAAGTGTCGAGGAATGGGTCTGGCTGGACATCGTCGGCGAAGGCGGCTCGGCGTTGCTGGCCCTGGTCTGGCTGGGGCTGGTGCTGAAAAGCCGACCGGCCGGACGGGTCACCAACTACCTGGCGCTGGGCCTGAGTTGCATCTTTTTCTCCTGGTGGATCGACAGCCTCGACGAGTTTATCCGCCTGCCCGACAGCATCACCTGGGACCACTGGCTGGAGTCCGGACCGATGCCAGTGGGCATGGTCCTGCTGACCCTGGGCATCTATCACTGGCACCGCGAACAACTGGCGATCAGCGCGCAGATGGAGAAACGCGAGCGGCTGTTTCGCGAGCACCGGCTGTTCGACAAGCTGACCCCGCTGGGGGGCGCCGACTACCTCAAGCGCCAGTTGACCAGCAGCCTGGAAGAAAGCCTCGCCCAGCAGCAACCGCTGTCACTGATGGTGCTGGACCTGGACCACTTCGCCGCGATCAATCAGGCCTATGGGCATGCCGAAGGCGATGCGGTGTTGCAGGCCCTGAGTCACTTGCTGCTGCTCAACCTGAGGCGCCAGGACCTGCTCTGCCGCCTCGCCGGTGACCGTTTCGTGGTGCTGCTGCCCAACACCGGCGAGAGCCAGGCGCGCCTGCTGGCGCTGGAGTTGCAGCAAGCGGTCCAGGGCTTGGCGCACAAGACCCGGCAACACGGCGAGCGCCTGCACCTGGCGGCGAGCACGGCAGTGGTGATGGCCATGGATGAGTCGCCGGAACAGCTGCTCAAGCGCCTTAACCTGGCCCTGGCCCGGGCCAAGCAACCGCTGGCCAAGTCTGCCTGA
- the tolR gene encoding protein TolR, with translation MLVRPQRKHGPKAEMNVVPYIDVMLVLLVIFMVTAPMLTQGVKIELPKVASEALATDSQQQILTLSVKAEGGYYWNLGGELDTQHQTDSAVTLEEMRGKIAQVVSARSDTQVYIRADQDAGYGSVVAAMAALQQGGVSNLGLVTEAPQ, from the coding sequence ATGTTAGTCAGGCCGCAACGCAAACACGGGCCAAAGGCCGAAATGAACGTGGTGCCTTACATCGACGTGATGCTGGTGCTGCTGGTGATCTTTATGGTCACCGCGCCGATGCTCACCCAGGGAGTGAAGATCGAGTTGCCCAAGGTCGCCAGTGAAGCCCTGGCCACGGACAGCCAACAACAGATCCTGACCCTGTCGGTGAAGGCCGAGGGTGGCTATTACTGGAACCTCGGCGGCGAACTCGACACCCAGCACCAGACCGACAGCGCGGTGACTCTGGAAGAAATGCGCGGCAAGATCGCCCAGGTGGTCAGTGCGCGCAGCGACACTCAGGTCTACATCCGCGCCGACCAGGACGCCGGCTACGGCAGCGTGGTGGCGGCCATGGCGGCGCTGCAACAGGGTGGGGTGAGCAATCTCGGACTGGTGACCGAGGCGCCACAATGA
- a CDS encoding SulP family inorganic anion transporter, with translation MKLNRLRADVLAGLTTSFALMPECIAFALVAHLNPLMGLYGAFIICTLTALFGGRPGMVSGAAGSMAVVIVALVVQHGVQYLLATVLLGGLIMMIFGLLRLGKLVRMVPHPVMLGFVNGLAIVIALAQLEHFKDGEAWLSGKPLYMMIGLVALTMAIVYVLPRLTRAVPPALVAILGVGLGVYLLGLPTRTLGDMAHIAGGLPTLAWPDLPWTLETLQIIAPYALVMAMVGLLETLLTLNLTDEITESRGFPDRECVALGAANMVSGAFGGMGGCAMIGQTVINLSSGGRGRLSGVVAGVMVLLFVLFLSPLIERIPLAALVGVMFVVSQQTFAWASLRVLNKVPLNDVLVIIAVTLVTVFTDLAVAVLCGVIIAALNFAWQQARQLYADGHMEADGSKLYRAHGTLFFASTTAFLNQFDTAGDPAQVTLDCRHLSFVDYSAIAALDTLRERYSKAGKHLRVLHLSERCKKLLKRARVHHD, from the coding sequence ATGAAACTCAATCGTCTGCGCGCCGATGTCCTGGCCGGACTCACCACGTCTTTTGCCCTGATGCCCGAGTGCATCGCCTTCGCCCTGGTGGCCCACCTCAATCCGCTGATGGGACTCTACGGCGCCTTCATCATCTGTACCCTGACTGCTCTGTTCGGCGGTCGACCGGGCATGGTGTCCGGCGCCGCCGGTTCGATGGCGGTGGTGATCGTGGCGCTGGTGGTGCAGCACGGTGTGCAGTATTTGCTGGCCACGGTGCTGCTGGGCGGGCTGATCATGATGATCTTCGGCTTGCTGCGCCTGGGCAAACTGGTGCGCATGGTGCCGCATCCGGTGATGCTCGGCTTCGTCAATGGTCTGGCGATCGTCATTGCCCTGGCACAACTGGAGCATTTCAAGGATGGCGAGGCGTGGCTCAGCGGCAAGCCGTTGTACATGATGATCGGCCTGGTGGCGCTGACCATGGCGATTGTCTACGTGTTGCCGCGCCTGACCCGCGCCGTGCCGCCGGCGCTGGTGGCGATCCTCGGCGTTGGCCTGGGCGTGTACCTGCTGGGCCTGCCGACCCGCACCCTGGGGGACATGGCGCACATCGCCGGCGGCTTGCCGACCCTGGCCTGGCCCGACCTGCCGTGGACCCTGGAAACCCTGCAGATCATCGCGCCTTATGCCTTGGTGATGGCGATGGTGGGCTTGCTGGAAACCCTGCTGACCCTCAACCTGACCGACGAAATCACCGAGAGCCGTGGCTTCCCCGACCGTGAGTGCGTGGCGCTGGGCGCAGCCAATATGGTCTCCGGGGCCTTTGGTGGGATGGGCGGTTGCGCGATGATCGGCCAGACCGTGATCAACCTCAGCTCCGGTGGCCGTGGTCGGCTCAGTGGCGTGGTCGCTGGAGTAATGGTCCTGCTGTTTGTGCTGTTCCTCTCGCCGCTGATCGAGCGTATCCCGCTGGCGGCGCTGGTCGGGGTAATGTTCGTGGTGTCGCAGCAGACATTCGCCTGGGCCTCACTGCGGGTGCTGAACAAGGTGCCGCTGAACGATGTGTTGGTGATTATTGCGGTGACCCTGGTCACGGTGTTCACCGACCTCGCCGTCGCGGTGCTCTGTGGGGTGATCATTGCCGCGCTCAACTTCGCCTGGCAGCAGGCCCGGCAACTGTACGCCGACGGGCATATGGAGGCCGACGGCAGCAAACTCTACCGCGCCCACGGCACGCTGTTCTTTGCCTCGACCACGGCCTTTCTCAACCAGTTCGACACCGCTGGCGACCCGGCCCAGGTGACCCTCGACTGTCGTCACCTGAGCTTCGTCGATTACTCGGCCATCGCCGCCCTCGATACCCTGCGTGAACGCTACAGCAAGGCCGGCAAACACCTGCGGGTACTGCACCTTTCGGAGCGCTGCAAGAAACTGCTCAAGCGCGCGCGGGTGCATCACGACTGA
- a CDS encoding energy transducer TonB gives MTSMILSSPSLNLRPCVPAQFRRNSLAAGLALALHGGVLAVLMHTWSVSPPTPAAPAVLHTQLVMLAPSPVPTPPVAEPVLAEPVPAPAVVAQPEPVKPRVDPQVQAQKLEQAALARKRVEEKKREQQLEQQRQREVQDQRQRDAEQQQLAQQQAQQQAQRAEQARAAAERSRQQALADSRQYLPLSKQAPDYPQRALDKNLEGDCSVEYTVNPQGKVENPKVLDGCHPLFIRPSLAAANTFRYQPRIIDGQAVAVPAVRNTFHYRIK, from the coding sequence ATGACCAGCATGATTCTGTCGTCCCCGAGCCTGAATCTGCGGCCTTGCGTGCCCGCGCAGTTCCGGCGCAACAGCCTGGCGGCCGGCCTGGCGCTGGCGCTGCACGGCGGTGTACTGGCGGTGCTGATGCACACCTGGTCGGTCAGCCCGCCAACGCCCGCCGCGCCTGCGGTGTTGCACACCCAACTGGTGATGCTGGCGCCGTCACCCGTACCGACACCGCCGGTGGCCGAACCGGTACTGGCGGAACCGGTGCCAGCGCCAGCGGTTGTCGCGCAGCCGGAACCGGTCAAGCCGCGCGTCGATCCACAGGTCCAGGCGCAGAAACTCGAACAGGCGGCCCTGGCGCGCAAGCGGGTCGAGGAGAAAAAACGCGAGCAACAGCTGGAGCAACAACGCCAGCGAGAGGTACAGGACCAGCGCCAGCGCGACGCCGAGCAACAGCAACTGGCCCAACAGCAGGCTCAGCAGCAGGCACAGCGCGCCGAACAGGCTCGTGCGGCAGCCGAGCGCTCACGCCAGCAAGCGTTGGCGGACAGTCGCCAATACCTGCCGTTGAGCAAGCAGGCGCCGGACTATCCGCAGCGCGCCCTGGACAAAAACCTCGAGGGCGACTGTTCGGTGGAGTACACCGTCAATCCCCAGGGCAAGGTGGAAAACCCCAAGGTGCTGGACGGTTGCCATCCGCTGTTCATCCGCCCGTCACTGGCGGCGGCCAACACCTTCCGCTACCAGCCACGGATCATCGACGGTCAGGCGGTGGCCGTGCCGGCGGTGCGTAATACCTTTCACTATCGGATCAAGTGA
- a CDS encoding TonB-dependent receptor — MYQRSSHRHRGTAGLVSFTLTALALAIASERLQAAGQTEHVDVVGQAASISQALKEQRASDSIESVVHADGMAQLPDENVAEAAQRLPGISIERDQGEGRFVSVRGLGPDLNSVTINGTLVPSPESERRAVALDVLPSELVQSLSVIKTLTPDMDANSLGGTVDVKSLSAFDHQGLFYTGSSEASYDKNTRQTSPKFSGAVSDRFSLGDGIDNFGVAAALSWQKRDFGSDNVETGGAWDFEGGPRLQEFEQRDYDIRRERSGGGLNFDYKPDDLSSYYLRTLYSRYKDSETRNSTSIEFADPLAAGELGDAETKRKLKQREETQEIQSYVFGGERTLGLWTLSGQTGYSRSSEDSPGHIANAAFDAADDFTDSGFYDRDKPRPIIGQGFYDPSNFSLDKVDWEKQKTTDTEKNLRLDLAREYDFNGYASQFKFGGKLSRRDKDNDLDAWVYEDFADLGFSDEQLNLNQLRKGKVDYRLGNFGPGISGSGIEQLIGSLDRADFYDETESRVNDFKMSEDINAGYLMNTLDLDDWRFIVGMRYEGTEFEAKGTGVDDGEFSATDTQRDYHHWLPGLHARYQLDKNTQVRAAWTKSVVRPTFGQLAPGFVIEDDEATFGNPNLKPLESSNLDLGIEHYMGRAGTVSAFVFYKDIQNFVYNTDLAGTGAWVNFSEAHTFTNGDSAKLYGLELAYSQKFDWLPAPWNGLLLGANATFSRSDAEIEGFDAASGRNLKRSIDLPSQSDTVGNLMLGWENDKLSLRLSANYKSDYLYELAAINDAAHDLHVDSQTFVDFSANYALTKNLQLNFEAQNLTDESYFVYTGHRPYNAQYEEYGPTFKLGLTFTHF; from the coding sequence ATGTACCAGCGCAGCAGCCACCGCCATCGCGGCACCGCCGGGCTCGTCAGCTTTACCCTGACCGCCCTGGCCCTGGCGATTGCCAGCGAGCGCCTGCAGGCCGCCGGCCAGACCGAACACGTCGATGTGGTGGGGCAGGCCGCGAGCATCAGCCAGGCACTCAAGGAGCAACGCGCCTCCGACAGCATCGAGAGCGTGGTGCACGCCGACGGCATGGCGCAGTTGCCCGATGAGAACGTCGCCGAAGCGGCCCAGCGCTTGCCGGGGATCAGCATCGAGCGCGATCAGGGCGAGGGCCGTTTTGTCAGCGTGCGCGGCCTGGGGCCGGACCTCAACAGCGTGACCATCAACGGCACCCTGGTGCCGTCGCCGGAAAGCGAGCGCCGCGCGGTGGCCCTCGATGTATTGCCCTCGGAGCTGGTGCAATCGCTGTCGGTGATCAAGACCCTGACCCCGGACATGGACGCCAACTCCCTCGGTGGCACGGTCGACGTCAAAAGCCTCTCCGCCTTCGACCATCAAGGCTTGTTCTACACCGGCAGCAGCGAGGCCAGCTACGACAAGAACACCCGCCAGACCAGCCCGAAATTCTCCGGGGCGGTCAGCGATCGTTTCAGCCTGGGCGACGGCATCGATAACTTTGGCGTGGCTGCGGCACTGAGCTGGCAGAAGCGCGACTTCGGTTCGGATAACGTCGAGACCGGTGGCGCCTGGGATTTCGAAGGGGGGCCACGGCTGCAGGAGTTCGAGCAACGCGACTACGACATCCGCCGCGAACGCAGCGGCGGCGGCCTGAACTTCGATTACAAGCCCGACGACCTGAGCAGCTACTACCTGCGCACCCTGTACAGCCGCTACAAGGACAGCGAGACGCGCAACTCCACCAGCATCGAGTTCGCCGACCCGCTGGCGGCCGGTGAACTGGGCGATGCCGAAACCAAGCGCAAGCTCAAGCAGCGCGAGGAAACCCAGGAGATCCAGTCGTATGTGTTCGGCGGCGAACGCACCCTCGGGCTGTGGACCCTCAGCGGCCAGACCGGCTACAGCCGCTCCAGCGAAGACAGTCCGGGGCACATCGCCAATGCCGCCTTCGACGCCGCCGACGACTTCACCGACAGTGGTTTCTACGACCGCGACAAGCCCCGGCCGATCATTGGCCAAGGCTTCTACGACCCGAGCAACTTCAGCCTGGACAAGGTCGACTGGGAAAAACAGAAGACCACCGACACCGAGAAGAACCTGCGCCTGGACCTGGCCCGTGAATACGACTTCAACGGCTACGCCTCGCAGTTCAAGTTCGGCGGCAAGCTCAGCCGGCGGGACAAGGACAACGACCTTGACGCCTGGGTCTACGAGGATTTCGCCGACCTCGGGTTCAGCGATGAACAGCTCAATCTCAACCAATTGCGCAAGGGCAAGGTCGACTACCGCCTCGGTAATTTCGGCCCGGGCATCAGCGGCAGTGGCATCGAGCAGTTGATTGGCAGCCTCGACCGTGCGGACTTTTACGACGAGACCGAATCGCGGGTCAACGACTTCAAAATGAGCGAGGACATCAACGCCGGCTACCTGATGAACACCCTCGACCTCGACGACTGGCGCTTTATCGTCGGCATGCGCTACGAGGGCACCGAGTTCGAGGCCAAGGGCACCGGGGTCGACGATGGCGAGTTCAGCGCCACTGACACCCAACGTGATTATCACCACTGGTTGCCGGGGCTGCATGCGCGCTATCAACTGGACAAGAACACCCAGGTGCGCGCGGCGTGGACCAAGTCGGTGGTGCGCCCGACCTTCGGCCAACTGGCGCCGGGCTTTGTCATCGAGGATGACGAGGCGACCTTCGGCAACCCCAATCTGAAGCCGTTGGAGTCGAGCAACCTCGACCTTGGCATCGAGCACTACATGGGGCGTGCGGGCACGGTGTCGGCGTTCGTGTTCTACAAGGACATCCAGAACTTCGTCTACAACACCGACCTCGCCGGCACCGGGGCCTGGGTCAATTTCTCCGAGGCCCACACCTTCACCAATGGCGACAGCGCCAAGTTATACGGCCTGGAATTGGCTTACTCGCAGAAATTCGACTGGCTGCCGGCACCGTGGAATGGCCTGCTGCTGGGGGCCAACGCCACCTTCAGCCGCTCTGACGCCGAGATCGAAGGCTTTGACGCTGCCAGCGGACGCAACCTCAAACGCAGCATCGACTTGCCGAGCCAGTCCGACACCGTCGGCAACCTGATGCTCGGCTGGGAGAACGACAAGCTCAGCCTGCGTTTGTCGGCCAACTACAAGTCCGACTATTTGTATGAGCTGGCGGCGATCAACGACGCCGCCCACGACCTGCACGTCGACTCGCAGACCTTTGTCGACTTCAGCGCCAACTACGCCCTGACCAAGAACCTGCAGCTGAATTTCGAGGCGCAGAACCTCACTGACGAGTCGTACTTCGTCTACACCGGCCACCGCCCCTACAACGCCCAGTACGAAGAATACGGCCCGACCTTCAAGCTCGGCCTGACCTTTACCCACTTCTAA
- the tolQ gene encoding protein TolQ encodes MQATLEHMTVWGLISDASLLVKAVMLTLLLASLLSWYLILVRSGVLKRRERRLDGFLQRFRGAADLAPLYRESTQNTDADAGIEPIFQAGLQEFNHLRQATGGSAEAVQQGVERALYVAISEQEIQLEKGLQFLATVGSVSPYIGLFGTVWGIMNSFLGLSQVQQATLSTVAPGIAEALIATAIGLFAAIPAVIAYNRFSARSQTLLTRYYAFANELQVRLHRTLHGSALNLATAA; translated from the coding sequence ATGCAGGCCACACTCGAACACATGACCGTCTGGGGCTTGATCAGCGACGCCAGTCTGCTGGTCAAAGCCGTCATGCTCACCTTGCTGCTGGCCTCGTTGCTCAGTTGGTACCTGATCCTGGTGCGCAGCGGCGTGTTGAAGCGCCGCGAGCGTCGCCTCGACGGCTTCCTCCAGCGCTTTCGCGGCGCTGCGGACCTCGCACCGCTGTACCGCGAAAGCACGCAGAACACGGATGCCGATGCCGGTATCGAGCCGATCTTCCAGGCCGGACTCCAGGAGTTCAATCACTTGCGCCAAGCCACCGGCGGCAGTGCCGAGGCGGTACAGCAAGGGGTGGAGCGGGCGCTTTACGTGGCCATTAGCGAGCAGGAAATCCAGTTGGAAAAAGGTCTGCAATTTCTCGCCACTGTGGGCTCGGTGAGCCCTTACATCGGCCTGTTCGGCACCGTCTGGGGGATCATGAATTCGTTCCTCGGCCTGTCCCAGGTGCAACAGGCAACCCTGTCCACCGTCGCCCCGGGGATCGCCGAAGCGTTGATCGCCACGGCCATCGGCCTGTTCGCGGCGATTCCGGCGGTGATTGCCTACAACCGCTTTTCGGCACGCAGCCAGACCTTGCTCACCCGTTACTACGCCTTTGCCAATGAGCTGCAGGTGCGCCTGCACCGCACGTTGCACGGCAGCGCCTTGAACCTGGCCACGGCCGCCTGA